The Carnobacterium divergens genome includes a window with the following:
- the rbfA gene encoding 30S ribosome-binding factor RbfA, with translation MANFRVGRVTQEVQREVNDILKKKVRDPRVQDVTITDVRVTGDLQQATIYYSILSDKASDLEKAQLGLEKASGLIRKELGHRLTLYKTPEIMFERDESVAYGNRIDELLRNLNKD, from the coding sequence ATGGCAAATTTTAGAGTTGGTCGTGTTACCCAAGAAGTACAACGTGAGGTAAATGATATCTTAAAGAAAAAAGTGAGAGACCCTCGCGTTCAAGATGTTACCATTACGGATGTACGTGTAACTGGGGATTTACAACAAGCAACCATTTATTACAGCATTTTATCTGATAAAGCAAGTGATCTTGAAAAAGCACAATTAGGGCTTGAAAAAGCTTCTGGCTTAATCAGAAAAGAATTAGGGCATCGTTTAACATTGTACAAAACACCAGAAATCATGTTTGAACGTGATGAATCAGTGGCATATGGCAATCGCATCGATGAACTATTGCGTAATTTAAATAAAGACTAA
- a CDS encoding DegV family protein: MKNIKIVTDSTVQLSKEEIETYNITVVPLSAMIDSVVYIDDETITKSEFLEKMNESPTLPKTSQPPIGRFVDTYNELGADGSQVLSIHLTEHLSGTVQAAHQASHLSHTDVSVIDCQFIDRAMAFQVLAAAKLAKEGASMETILEKMNEIKHKTVLYICVVNLENLIKGGRISPTIGKISSFLNMKLLLRLTDTGLEPDTKGRGMRSIQKRMDKLIDEMKQTSGIKAIGITHIGLTPFTVSLIENLKTHFPHADYAINYASPSIMTHAGRDAFSIMYETI; this comes from the coding sequence ATGAAAAACATTAAGATTGTAACGGACTCTACAGTTCAACTATCAAAAGAAGAAATTGAAACCTATAATATCACTGTAGTGCCATTGTCCGCTATGATTGATAGCGTTGTTTACATTGATGATGAAACAATTACAAAATCAGAATTCTTAGAAAAAATGAATGAAAGCCCTACCCTTCCAAAAACGTCACAACCTCCAATCGGACGCTTTGTTGACACTTATAATGAATTAGGAGCAGATGGCAGCCAAGTCTTATCCATTCACTTGACAGAGCACTTAAGTGGCACTGTTCAAGCGGCTCACCAAGCTTCTCATTTATCCCATACAGACGTTTCTGTCATTGACTGCCAGTTTATTGATCGCGCTATGGCCTTTCAAGTGTTAGCTGCTGCTAAATTAGCTAAAGAGGGCGCCTCAATGGAAACAATTCTTGAAAAAATGAATGAAATCAAACATAAAACCGTGCTGTATATTTGTGTGGTAAACCTTGAAAACCTCATCAAAGGTGGTCGAATTAGCCCTACAATTGGAAAAATATCCAGCTTTTTAAATATGAAACTCTTGTTGCGCTTAACTGATACTGGGTTAGAACCGGACACTAAAGGACGCGGTATGCGTTCTATCCAAAAAAGGATGGATAAGTTAATCGATGAAATGAAACAAACAAGTGGCATTAAAGCCATCGGGATTACACATATTGGTTTGACTCCTTTTACAGTAAGCTTAATTGAAAATTTAAAAACACATTTTCCACATGCTGACTATGCCATTAATTATGCTAGTCCAAGTATTATGACTCATGCTGGACGAGATGCTTTTTCTATTATGTATGAAACGATTTAA
- the truB gene encoding tRNA pseudouridine(55) synthase TruB: protein MDGILPLWKERGMTSHDCVFKLRKILNTKKIGHTGTLDPDVDGVLPICVGKATKVVEYMMETGKAYVGEITLGYSTTTEDVSGERVEVKKVTKAPTIEEIDHQMKNMEGTIIQVPPMFSAVKVNGKRLYEYARNGETVERPKRKAEINSFIRTSEPIFNEDAGTVKWRFEVACGKGTYVRTLAVDLGEALGYPAHMSDLTRILSGTFKASDCLTLEQVAEAMKAESIQKKLFPLEFGLKEFETMEVSDELWQKVKNGVPLPKSLFNTYSRFPVVMMYQGQATSLYDVHPTKPQLVKPTKVLRNQ from the coding sequence ATGGACGGAATTCTTCCACTTTGGAAAGAGCGTGGCATGACAAGCCATGATTGCGTTTTTAAGTTAAGAAAAATTTTAAATACAAAAAAAATAGGCCACACAGGAACGCTTGATCCAGACGTAGACGGTGTTTTGCCAATATGTGTTGGAAAAGCAACTAAAGTTGTTGAATATATGATGGAAACGGGAAAAGCATATGTAGGAGAAATTACTTTAGGGTATTCAACTACTACAGAAGATGTCAGTGGTGAGAGGGTTGAAGTAAAAAAAGTAACTAAAGCCCCTACAATTGAAGAAATTGATCACCAAATGAAAAACATGGAAGGTACAATCATTCAAGTCCCTCCCATGTTTTCGGCAGTCAAAGTAAATGGCAAGCGCCTATATGAATACGCACGAAACGGTGAAACAGTAGAACGACCTAAAAGAAAAGCTGAGATCAACTCTTTTATACGAACTAGCGAACCTATTTTTAATGAGGATGCTGGAACAGTAAAATGGCGATTTGAAGTAGCTTGTGGCAAGGGGACGTATGTCCGAACGTTAGCTGTTGATTTAGGTGAGGCACTAGGTTACCCTGCACATATGTCTGATTTAACCCGTATTCTAAGTGGAACATTTAAAGCAAGTGATTGTTTGACTTTGGAACAAGTAGCCGAAGCAATGAAAGCGGAGAGTATTCAGAAAAAGCTCTTCCCATTAGAATTTGGTTTGAAAGAATTTGAAACAATGGAAGTCTCAGATGAATTGTGGCAAAAGGTGAAGAACGGAGTCCCACTTCCTAAGAGCCTGTTCAATACCTACAGTCGCTTCCCAGTCGTGATGATGTATCAAGGGCAAGCAACAAGCTTGTATGACGTTCATCCTACTAAACCACAATTAGTAAAACCAACAAAAGTCTTACGAAATCAATAG